In Opitutus sp., one genomic interval encodes:
- the nrfD gene encoding polysulfide reductase NrfD codes for MASHAHTSAAQPAILNEVNPTPFPRATLVENNRSFGWVTDKICGIIEGKTPTWWWVCFILACCVASFTVAGITYLVATGVGVWGHANPVNWAWDIVNFVFWIGIGHAGTLISAILCLLRQKWRTSINRAAEAMTIFAVVCAGIFPVFHVGRVWFAWYLFPIPNSNAIWQNYRSPLEWDVFAVSTYGTVSVLFWYVGLLPDLAVLRDRFFKAGNKVRSFCYGFFALGWRGSNRHWSNYEMAYLILAGISTPLVLSVHTIVSFDFAVSLLPGWHTTIFPPYFVAGAIFSGFGMVLTLMLPLRAIYGMQDLITQYHIDCMCKIVLATGTIVGYAYGMEFFIAWYGANPNEGFAFINRAFGHYAWAYWIMISCNVITPQFFWFKKVRENTALVWILSIFVNVGMWFERFVIIVTSLARDFLPSSWGYYSPSIVEIFTFFGTFGVFSVLFLLFIRFLPVMPMAEIKSVMPQADVHGKDHH; via the coding sequence ATGGCCTCTCACGCACACACATCAGCCGCTCAGCCGGCCATCCTCAACGAGGTTAATCCGACCCCGTTCCCCCGCGCCACTCTGGTTGAAAACAACCGGAGCTTCGGCTGGGTGACCGATAAGATCTGCGGCATCATCGAGGGCAAAACCCCCACCTGGTGGTGGGTTTGCTTCATCCTCGCCTGCTGCGTCGCCTCCTTCACCGTAGCCGGCATCACCTACCTCGTTGCCACGGGCGTCGGTGTTTGGGGCCACGCCAACCCGGTCAACTGGGCCTGGGACATCGTTAACTTCGTGTTCTGGATCGGTATCGGCCACGCCGGTACCTTGATCTCGGCGATCTTGTGCTTGTTGCGCCAAAAATGGCGCACCTCGATCAATCGTGCCGCCGAAGCCATGACGATTTTCGCCGTGGTCTGCGCCGGTATCTTCCCGGTGTTCCACGTCGGTCGCGTCTGGTTCGCCTGGTACCTGTTCCCGATCCCGAACAGCAACGCCATCTGGCAAAACTACCGTTCACCGCTGGAGTGGGACGTGTTCGCCGTCTCCACCTACGGTACCGTTTCGGTCCTGTTTTGGTACGTCGGTCTGTTGCCTGACTTGGCTGTCCTCCGTGACCGCTTCTTCAAGGCCGGCAATAAGGTGCGTTCGTTCTGCTACGGCTTTTTTGCCCTCGGCTGGCGCGGTTCCAACCGTCACTGGAGCAACTACGAGATGGCTTACCTCATCTTGGCCGGTATCTCGACCCCGCTGGTGTTGTCGGTGCACACGATCGTGTCGTTCGACTTCGCCGTGTCGCTGCTCCCGGGCTGGCATACCACCATCTTCCCTCCGTACTTCGTGGCTGGCGCGATCTTCTCCGGTTTCGGCATGGTGCTGACCCTGATGCTCCCGCTGCGCGCCATCTACGGCATGCAGGATCTGATCACCCAGTATCACATCGACTGTATGTGTAAGATCGTTTTGGCCACCGGCACCATCGTCGGTTACGCCTACGGCATGGAGTTCTTCATCGCCTGGTACGGCGCTAACCCCAACGAAGGTTTCGCCTTCATCAACCGCGCGTTTGGTCACTACGCATGGGCTTACTGGATCATGATCAGCTGCAACGTCATCACCCCGCAGTTCTTCTGGTTCAAGAAGGTCCGCGAAAACACCGCGCTGGTCTGGATCCTGTCGATTTTCGTCAACGTCGGTATGTGGTTCGAGCGCTTTGTGATCATCGTCACCTCGCTTGCTCGCGACTTCCTGCCGTCCTCGTGGGGTTACTACAGCCCCTCGATCGTCGAAATCTTCACCTTCTTCGGCACCTTCGGCGTGTTCAGCGTGCTGTTCCTCCTCTTCATCCGTTTCCTGCCCGTCATGCCCATGGCTGAGATCAAATCAGTCATGCCTCAGGCCGACGTTCACGGCAAAGACCACCACTAA